In Rhizobium sp. BT04, the following proteins share a genomic window:
- a CDS encoding LysR substrate-binding domain-containing protein, producing MKRGRLPLTALRSFEVAGRLENFTLAAQELFISQAAVSRQIRELEALLGEALFERRHRSVHLTASGARLLAILTLSFDRIDECLEEIRGRPATAAVTISAEPSFAACWLVPRLPEFRERHPEIDVTIDSDPRLVEFRSGQAEIAIRHSAVATAWPRTESEHLADVRMVPVAAPPLLKAGPAIDCPEDMLRHTLLHEETRDVWFRWFQTAGTAMPETARGPVYADSGLVMQAVLRGQGIALMDDIFAEEEIRAGRLLRLFDLAIPLGAYWLVARSFERLTPAALLFVRWIRSRIEG from the coding sequence ATGAAGCGCGGACGCTTGCCATTGACGGCTTTGCGGAGTTTCGAGGTCGCCGGCCGTCTCGAAAATTTCACGCTGGCGGCGCAGGAACTGTTCATCTCGCAGGCCGCAGTCAGCCGGCAGATCCGCGAGCTGGAAGCGCTGCTCGGCGAAGCGCTGTTCGAGCGCCGCCATCGCAGCGTCCATCTCACCGCCTCCGGGGCCAGGCTGCTCGCCATCCTGACATTATCCTTCGACCGCATCGACGAATGCCTGGAGGAGATCCGTGGCCGGCCGGCGACGGCTGCGGTGACGATCAGCGCGGAGCCTTCCTTCGCGGCCTGCTGGCTCGTTCCTCGCCTGCCGGAATTTCGCGAGAGGCATCCCGAGATCGACGTGACGATCGACTCCGATCCGCGCCTCGTCGAGTTCCGCAGCGGCCAGGCCGAGATCGCCATCCGCCACAGCGCCGTCGCCACTGCCTGGCCGAGGACGGAGAGCGAACACCTCGCCGATGTCAGGATGGTGCCGGTCGCAGCGCCTCCGCTGCTCAAGGCAGGGCCTGCGATCGACTGCCCAGAAGACATGCTCCGTCATACGCTGTTGCATGAGGAGACCCGCGACGTGTGGTTCCGCTGGTTCCAGACGGCAGGCACCGCCATGCCGGAAACCGCGCGGGGGCCGGTCTATGCCGATAGCGGGCTGGTCATGCAGGCCGTCCTGCGCGGGCAGGGCATAGCGCTGATGGACGATATCTTCGCCGAGGAAGAGATCAGGGCGGGCCGATTGCTTCGCCTCTTCGATCTCGCCATTCCCCTCGGCGCTTACTGGCTCGTCGCGCGCAGCTTCGAGCGGCTCACGCCGGCGGCCTTGCTCTTCGTCCGCTGGATCAGGTCTCGGATCGAAGGATAG
- a CDS encoding sugar ABC transporter substrate-binding protein produces MKKLIISTLFASMMAGTAFADTTLKLVEVITSPERTETLKSIVGKFEAANPGTKVDIISLPWNEAFQKFATMVSAGDVPDVMEMPDTWLSLYANNGMLESLEPYLEKWEHTKELTPRALELGRDVKNTAYMLPYGFYLRAMFYNKKLLSEAGVAAPPKTLEEFTAASEKVSKLSGKYGYCMRGGAGGLNGWMIFAASMAGSNKYFNEDGTSTMNSPGWAKGIEWMVDLYKKGYAPKDSVNWGFNEVVAGFYSGTCAFLDQDPDALIAIAERMKKEDFGVMPLPKGPDGKSFPTIGYGGWSMFSTSGNKDLSWKLIATLEGPEGNIEWNKRIGALPAYTAAEKDPFYAGDQFKGWFEELADPNTVPTVMPTYLEEFAFFKDSLAIKTSQQALLGDISAKDLADQWADYLTKAQQKFLSKK; encoded by the coding sequence ATGAAAAAACTAATAATCTCAACGCTCTTTGCTTCGATGATGGCGGGCACGGCCTTTGCCGATACGACGCTCAAGCTCGTCGAAGTCATCACCAGCCCGGAGCGCACCGAAACGCTGAAATCGATCGTCGGCAAGTTCGAAGCCGCCAATCCCGGCACCAAGGTCGACATCATCTCGCTGCCCTGGAACGAAGCCTTCCAGAAGTTCGCCACCATGGTGTCGGCCGGCGACGTGCCCGATGTGATGGAGATGCCCGATACCTGGCTGTCGCTCTATGCCAATAACGGCATGCTCGAGAGCCTCGAGCCCTACCTCGAAAAGTGGGAGCACACCAAAGAGCTGACGCCGCGTGCGCTCGAACTCGGCCGCGACGTCAAGAACACCGCCTATATGCTGCCCTACGGCTTCTATCTCAGGGCGATGTTCTACAACAAGAAACTGCTTTCGGAAGCCGGTGTGGCCGCGCCGCCGAAGACGCTGGAGGAATTCACCGCCGCGTCCGAAAAAGTCTCCAAACTCTCCGGCAAATACGGTTACTGCATGCGCGGCGGAGCGGGCGGCCTCAACGGCTGGATGATCTTTGCCGCCTCGATGGCCGGGTCGAACAAGTATTTCAACGAGGACGGCACCTCGACGATGAACAGCCCCGGCTGGGCCAAGGGCATCGAATGGATGGTCGATCTCTACAAGAAAGGCTACGCGCCGAAGGACAGCGTCAACTGGGGCTTCAACGAAGTCGTCGCCGGCTTCTATTCCGGCACCTGCGCCTTCCTCGACCAGGATCCGGATGCGCTGATCGCCATTGCCGAGCGCATGAAAAAAGAAGATTTCGGCGTCATGCCGTTGCCCAAGGGTCCCGACGGCAAGTCCTTCCCGACGATCGGCTATGGCGGCTGGTCAATGTTTTCGACCAGCGGCAACAAGGATCTCTCCTGGAAGCTGATCGCCACCCTCGAAGGGCCGGAAGGCAACATCGAGTGGAACAAGCGCATCGGCGCCCTGCCGGCCTATACGGCGGCCGAGAAGGATCCCTTCTATGCCGGTGACCAGTTCAAGGGCTGGTTCGAGGAACTGGCGGATCCGAACACGGTACCGACGGTCATGCCGACCTATCTGGAAGAGTTCGCCTTCTTCAAGGATTCGCTGGCGATCAAGACTTCGCAGCAGGCGCTACTCGGCGATATCTCGGCAAAGGATCTGGCCGATCAGTGGGCGGATTATCTGACCAAGGCGCAGCAGAAGTTCTTGTCGAAAAAATAA
- a CDS encoding ABC transporter ATP-binding protein, with the protein MASIDIQNIRKAYGHVQVLHGVDLEIRDGEFVVLVGPSGCGKSTLLRMIAGLEDVTSGEIRIAGARVNELHPKDRDIAMVFQSYALYPHMNVAGNMSYSLKLRRTAKEKIASAVAAAAGKLGLDPLLERRPKALSGGQRQRVAMGRAIVRQPKAFLFDEPLSNLDARLREQMRAEIKKLHGDLKATSIYVTHDQIEAMTLADRIVAMHGGVVQQVGSPLELYDRPANLFVAGFIGSPGMNFLEASYEAGGVRLKDGTIVPLAKPLLLADGAKVTLGIRPEHVVMSDNGAGLAADVELVEPTGFGIILHLALHGLPFKIFTLNREALKAGPKVNVTFPAQYLHVFDGEGQRLD; encoded by the coding sequence ATGGCATCGATCGATATCCAGAATATCCGCAAGGCCTATGGCCACGTGCAGGTGCTGCACGGCGTCGACCTCGAAATCCGCGACGGCGAATTCGTCGTGCTCGTCGGTCCGTCCGGCTGCGGCAAGTCCACGCTCCTGCGCATGATCGCCGGGCTGGAGGATGTCACATCAGGCGAGATCCGCATTGCAGGCGCCAGAGTGAACGAACTGCATCCCAAGGACCGCGACATCGCCATGGTGTTCCAGTCCTATGCGCTCTACCCGCACATGAACGTCGCCGGCAATATGAGCTACAGCCTGAAACTCAGGAGGACGGCAAAGGAGAAGATTGCAAGTGCTGTGGCCGCCGCGGCCGGCAAGCTCGGCCTCGATCCGCTGCTCGAACGGCGGCCGAAGGCGCTTTCCGGCGGCCAGCGCCAGCGCGTCGCCATGGGCCGCGCCATCGTGCGCCAGCCGAAGGCCTTCCTGTTCGACGAACCGCTGTCCAACCTCGACGCCCGCCTGCGCGAACAGATGCGCGCCGAAATCAAGAAACTGCACGGCGACCTGAAGGCGACCTCGATCTATGTGACCCATGACCAGATCGAGGCGATGACGCTGGCGGACCGGATCGTCGCCATGCATGGCGGCGTGGTCCAGCAGGTCGGCAGTCCGCTCGAACTCTACGACCGCCCCGCCAATCTCTTCGTTGCCGGCTTCATCGGCTCGCCGGGGATGAATTTCCTCGAGGCGAGCTATGAGGCGGGCGGCGTGAGGCTGAAGGACGGCACGATCGTGCCGCTGGCCAAACCGCTGCTGCTTGCCGACGGCGCAAAGGTGACGCTCGGCATCCGGCCGGAACATGTTGTGATGAGCGACAACGGCGCGGGACTGGCCGCGGACGTGGAGCTTGTCGAGCCGACGGGCTTCGGCATCATCCTGCACCTTGCCCTGCATGGCCTGCCGTTCAAGATCTTCACGCTGAACCGCGAAGCGCTGAAGGCGGGTCCGAAGGTCAATGTGACCTTCCCCGCCCAATATCTGCATGTGTTCGATGGCGAGGGACAGCGCTTGGATTGA
- a CDS encoding carbohydrate ABC transporter permease, translated as MTISADTLDMRRDRRPWLRRFADASEPYLYSAPSLILIVAVMLVPLTVGISYAFRDIQLLNPFSGGFVGLDHFRELAGDAAFYGALRNTLWWTGASVVLQFAFGLILALLLDKPFPGRAIAQALVFLPWAVPSFLAGLNWAWLFNPVIGPIPHWLFGLGLMHEPGNILSDPDYAMWGPIAANVWWGIPFFAITLLAALQAIPRDLYEAASIDGAGWFQRFRSITLPFLAPTIAITVLLRTVWISNFADLIVVMTNGGPADRTQIVASYIFTTAFKRLDFGYASAIALVLLVLLLAYSMLIILLRQTLLNKD; from the coding sequence ATGACCATTTCCGCCGATACGCTCGACATGCGTCGCGACCGCAGGCCATGGCTGCGTCGTTTTGCCGATGCCTCGGAGCCCTATCTCTACAGCGCGCCGTCGCTGATCCTGATCGTCGCGGTCATGCTGGTGCCGCTGACGGTCGGGATTTCCTATGCCTTCCGCGATATCCAGCTGCTCAATCCGTTTTCCGGCGGCTTCGTCGGGCTCGATCATTTCCGCGAGCTTGCCGGGGATGCGGCCTTCTATGGGGCGCTGCGGAATACGCTCTGGTGGACCGGGGCCTCCGTCGTGCTGCAGTTCGCCTTCGGGCTGATCCTGGCGCTGCTGCTCGACAAGCCGTTCCCGGGCCGGGCGATCGCGCAGGCATTGGTCTTCCTGCCCTGGGCCGTGCCGTCCTTTCTCGCCGGCCTGAACTGGGCCTGGCTGTTCAATCCCGTCATCGGGCCGATCCCGCACTGGCTCTTCGGGCTCGGTCTGATGCATGAGCCGGGCAATATTCTTTCCGATCCCGATTATGCGATGTGGGGGCCGATCGCCGCCAATGTCTGGTGGGGCATCCCCTTCTTCGCCATCACGCTGCTTGCGGCCCTGCAGGCGATCCCGCGCGATCTCTATGAGGCGGCCTCGATCGACGGCGCCGGCTGGTTCCAGCGCTTCCGCTCGATCACCCTGCCGTTCCTGGCGCCGACCATCGCCATCACCGTGCTCCTGCGCACCGTCTGGATTTCCAATTTCGCCGATCTCATCGTCGTCATGACCAATGGCGGGCCGGCCGACCGGACGCAGATCGTCGCCAGCTATATCTTCACCACGGCGTTCAAGCGGCTTGATTTCGGCTATGCCTCGGCGATTGCGCTGGTACTGCTGGTGCTGCTGCTTGCCTATTCGATGCTGATCATCCTGCTGCGGCAGACGCTGCTGAACAAGGATTGA
- the pepT gene encoding peptidase T codes for MTDTVLDRFLRYVVIDTQSDPSSSTQPTTGKQKDLGRVLVEELLTIGLADAHLDEHGYVYATIPANSDKTVPVICFCSHMDTAPDFSGTGVKPQIVTNYAGGDIKLIGDPSRVIRVAEHPELNNQIGNDIVTTDGTTLLGADDKAGLAEIMTAAKILVDNPEIRHGTIKLLFTPDEEVGRGVNKVDLKKLGADFAYTMDGETAGHIEDETFSADGVEIGISGVAIHPGFAKDRMENAIKIAGAIIDRLPKEIAPETTEGKQGFIHPTGVTGSMEKASLSFIIRDFTDEGLVEKETMLEAIVEEVISAYPGSTYHFQVKEQYRNMKVVLDRHPEIVDNAIEAVRRAGMTPVRGSIRGGTDGSRLSFMGLPCPNIFAGGHAFHSPLEWVSRQDMEKAVKTIVELARVWEERA; via the coding sequence ATGACCGACACTGTTCTCGACCGCTTTCTCCGCTATGTCGTTATCGATACCCAATCCGATCCCTCTTCGTCGACGCAGCCGACCACCGGCAAGCAGAAGGATCTCGGCCGGGTTCTGGTCGAGGAACTGCTGACGATCGGGCTTGCGGATGCGCATCTCGACGAACACGGTTATGTCTATGCGACCATTCCGGCCAATAGCGACAAGACGGTGCCGGTCATCTGTTTCTGCTCGCATATGGATACGGCGCCCGATTTCAGCGGCACTGGCGTCAAGCCGCAGATCGTTACGAATTATGCCGGCGGGGATATCAAGCTTATCGGCGATCCGAGCCGGGTGATCCGCGTCGCCGAGCATCCCGAGCTGAACAACCAGATCGGCAACGACATCGTCACGACCGATGGAACCACCTTGCTCGGTGCCGACGACAAGGCCGGACTGGCGGAAATCATGACCGCGGCCAAGATCCTCGTCGACAATCCCGAGATCCGGCACGGGACGATCAAGCTCCTGTTCACACCCGACGAGGAAGTCGGGCGCGGCGTCAACAAGGTCGACCTGAAGAAACTCGGCGCTGACTTCGCTTATACGATGGACGGCGAGACGGCTGGCCATATCGAGGACGAGACCTTCTCGGCCGATGGCGTCGAGATCGGTATCTCAGGCGTGGCGATCCATCCGGGCTTTGCAAAGGACCGTATGGAAAACGCCATCAAGATCGCCGGCGCCATCATCGACCGGCTGCCGAAGGAGATTGCGCCGGAAACCACCGAGGGAAAGCAGGGCTTCATCCATCCCACAGGCGTGACCGGCTCGATGGAGAAGGCGTCGCTGAGTTTCATCATCCGCGACTTCACCGACGAGGGGCTCGTGGAAAAAGAGACCATGCTCGAAGCCATCGTTGAGGAGGTGATATCGGCCTATCCCGGCTCGACCTATCATTTCCAGGTCAAGGAGCAGTATCGCAACATGAAGGTGGTGCTCGATCGTCACCCGGAGATCGTCGACAACGCCATCGAGGCGGTGCGCCGGGCCGGCATGACGCCGGTGCGCGGCAGCATCCGCGGCGGCACGGACGGCTCGCGCCTTTCCTTCATGGGCCTGCCGTGCCCGAACATCTTCGCCGGCGGCCATGCCTTCCACTCGCCGCTCGAATGGGTGAGCCGGCAGGACATGGAAAAGGCGGTCAAGACGATCGTGGAATTGGCGAGGGTCTGGGAAGAGCGCGCTTAA
- a CDS encoding carbohydrate ABC transporter permease has translation MRRSVIPTIAHRLAILCYIAFALFPLFWLLKVSVTPNDLLYSEGVRMWPSRTSWDHYAFVLQHSAFPTFFKNSLIVSASTAVTVTICASLSGYALSRFNFRAKYWIIALMLLTQMFPLVMLVAPIFKILSPLHLTNSLTGLVIVYTAFNVPFATFLMQSFFDGIPRDLEEAAMIDGATQFTAFRQIILPLTLPGIAATLGFVFTAAWSELLFALMLINGNDAATFPVGLLTFVSKFSVDFGQMMAAGVMALIPAGLFFLLIQRYLVQGLTAGAVKG, from the coding sequence ATGAGACGATCCGTCATTCCCACCATCGCGCACCGTCTGGCGATCCTCTGCTACATCGCCTTCGCGCTCTTCCCGCTGTTCTGGCTGCTCAAGGTGTCGGTGACGCCGAACGACCTGCTCTATAGCGAAGGGGTGCGCATGTGGCCGTCGCGCACGAGCTGGGATCACTATGCCTTCGTGCTGCAGCACAGCGCCTTTCCAACCTTCTTCAAGAACAGCCTGATCGTCTCGGCCTCGACGGCGGTGACGGTGACGATCTGCGCCTCGCTCTCCGGCTACGCGCTGTCACGTTTCAATTTTCGGGCCAAATACTGGATCATCGCGCTGATGCTGCTGACCCAGATGTTCCCGCTCGTCATGCTGGTGGCGCCGATCTTCAAAATTCTGTCGCCCTTGCATCTGACCAACAGCCTGACCGGGCTGGTCATCGTCTACACCGCCTTCAACGTGCCCTTCGCCACCTTCCTGATGCAGTCCTTTTTCGACGGCATCCCGAGAGATCTCGAAGAAGCGGCAATGATCGACGGCGCGACGCAGTTCACCGCCTTCCGGCAGATCATCCTGCCGCTGACGCTGCCGGGCATCGCCGCGACGCTCGGCTTCGTCTTCACCGCCGCCTGGAGCGAGCTGCTTTTCGCACTGATGCTGATCAACGGCAATGACGCCGCGACCTTCCCGGTCGGGCTTCTCACCTTCGTTTCGAAATTCTCGGTGGATTTCGGGCAGATGATGGCGGCGGGCGTCATGGCGCTCATTCCGGCCGGCCTCTTCTTCCTGCTCATCCAGCGTTATCTCGTCCAGGGCCTGACGGCCGGCGCGGTCAAGGGTTAA
- a CDS encoding FadR/GntR family transcriptional regulator has product MKANRSDRPVIRPLPVMDRARQVTDALADYVEEARLQAGDRLPAERELMAALAVGRSTIREAIRHFQALGVIETRKGSGTYLLKPVSRATIHMPLSFDAVHLRDALLQTLEVRRGIECEAGMVAARRRTAGDLVVIEEKLNEMERVHLEKGTSGPEDLAFHLAVYDATHNPLFRQLLEQMRETFERFWEHPFDRQDFARRSFPFHRTLFDAIAAGDAEAARAETLKILDIVEEDIKEMSK; this is encoded by the coding sequence ATGAAGGCAAATCGTAGCGACAGGCCGGTGATCCGGCCGCTTCCGGTCATGGACCGCGCGCGTCAGGTGACCGATGCGCTGGCGGATTATGTCGAGGAGGCACGGTTGCAGGCGGGTGACCGTCTGCCGGCCGAGCGCGAGCTGATGGCGGCGCTGGCCGTCGGCCGCTCGACCATTCGCGAGGCGATCCGCCATTTTCAGGCGCTCGGCGTCATCGAGACGCGCAAGGGCAGCGGCACCTATCTGTTGAAGCCGGTGTCCAGGGCGACCATCCATATGCCGCTGTCGTTCGACGCGGTGCATCTGCGCGACGCGTTGCTGCAGACGCTGGAGGTTCGCCGCGGCATCGAATGCGAGGCGGGCATGGTCGCCGCCCGGCGGCGCACCGCTGGGGATCTCGTCGTCATCGAGGAGAAGCTCAACGAGATGGAGCGGGTGCACTTGGAGAAGGGCACATCCGGGCCGGAGGATCTGGCCTTCCATCTCGCCGTTTACGACGCCACCCACAATCCGCTGTTTCGCCAGCTTCTCGAGCAGATGCGCGAGACCTTCGAGCGCTTCTGGGAACACCCCTTCGACCGGCAGGATTTTGCCCGCCGGTCCTTTCCCTTTCACCGCACGCTTTTCGACGCGATCGCTGCCGGGGATGCCGAGGCGGCGCGGGCGGAAACATTGAAAATTCTCGATATCGTCGAGGAAGACATCAAGGAAATGTCCAAATGA
- a CDS encoding PLP-dependent transferase, with translation MSNGADPFDLASIITAHDEGNFADAVVPPIFQTSLFTFSDYDEMIAAYRGEKVRPTYTRGLNPTVRAFEEMLAKLEGAEDALGFASGMAAISSAVLSFVEPGDRIVAVRHVYPDAFRLFGTILKRMKIGVTYVDGRDEEAVARALPGAKLLYLESPTSWVMEAHDVGALAALAKRHGVVSMIDNSWASPFFQRPLTLGVDLVIHSASKYLGGHSDVVAGIVAGSQAMIARVKAEAYPYLGGKLSPFDAWLLIRGLRTLPLRMRAHEASALEIARRLQRLDVVETVCHPGLANRPPAGLNGTSGLFSFIFREGVDIRTFADHLKLFKLGVSWGGHESLIVPGEVVLQQKAQPNSAHAFGIHARSVRLHVGLEGTEALWRDIEEALAAASLS, from the coding sequence ATGAGCAACGGCGCAGACCCGTTCGATCTTGCTTCCATCATCACCGCCCACGACGAGGGCAACTTCGCCGACGCCGTCGTGCCGCCGATTTTCCAGACCTCGCTTTTCACCTTTTCCGATTATGACGAGATGATCGCCGCCTATCGCGGTGAGAAGGTGCGCCCGACCTATACGCGCGGGCTGAATCCGACGGTGCGCGCTTTCGAGGAAATGCTGGCCAAGCTCGAAGGTGCTGAGGATGCGCTGGGCTTTGCGAGCGGCATGGCGGCGATCTCGTCGGCGGTCCTGAGCTTCGTCGAACCGGGCGACCGCATCGTCGCCGTCCGACACGTCTATCCCGATGCCTTCCGCCTGTTCGGCACCATCCTGAAGCGGATGAAGATCGGGGTGACCTATGTCGACGGCCGCGACGAGGAAGCGGTCGCCAGGGCGCTGCCCGGCGCCAAGCTCCTGTACCTGGAAAGCCCGACGAGCTGGGTGATGGAGGCGCATGATGTCGGTGCGCTCGCAGCACTCGCCAAGCGGCACGGCGTCGTCTCGATGATCGACAACAGCTGGGCAAGCCCGTTCTTCCAGCGGCCGTTGACGCTCGGCGTCGATCTCGTCATCCATTCCGCCTCGAAATATCTGGGCGGCCACAGCGATGTGGTGGCAGGGATCGTCGCCGGCTCGCAGGCGATGATTGCGCGTGTCAAGGCCGAGGCCTATCCTTATCTCGGCGGCAAGCTTTCGCCGTTCGACGCCTGGCTGCTGATCCGCGGCCTGCGAACGCTGCCGCTGCGCATGCGGGCCCACGAGGCATCGGCGCTTGAAATCGCCAGGCGCCTGCAGAGGCTCGACGTGGTGGAGACGGTCTGCCACCCGGGACTTGCCAACCGTCCGCCCGCCGGCCTCAACGGCACCTCGGGCCTGTTTTCGTTCATCTTCCGCGAAGGCGTCGATATCCGCACCTTCGCCGATCACCTCAAGCTTTTCAAACTGGGAGTGAGCTGGGGTGGGCATGAAAGCCTGATCGTACCGGGCGAGGTGGTGCTCCAGCAGAAGGCACAACCGAATTCCGCGCATGCCTTCGGCATCCATGCCCGATCCGTACGCCTCCATGTCGGCCTCGAAGGAACCGAGGCGCTGTGGAGAGACATCGAGGAGGCGCTCGCCGCCGCCTCATTATCCTGA
- a CDS encoding cell wall hydrolase produces the protein MRAEISFGKSLIGILFVGLAATGCTTTSKPAATSATKTKQVKTAKVAFNYTAKDRDCLQRAMYFESRHSDEDGYLAVGTVVINRLTSGAYPPSICGVVAQEKQFAPGVMTREVKPQAEPELATAADAILLKGARHPAVKDAMFFHTDGLKFPYDNMHYVAVAGGNAFYEKRDSNGMLQTPPPLPSYEVAMNYVPGESMLPPQFEALIPSAVPVPLPAPDPMATASTMSPVNMAPAARMAPIANPMPMPITAPVTSPATAIEPEPGMPIAIPTPRPAYDSVMLRGAIPANGG, from the coding sequence TTGAGGGCGGAGATTTCCTTTGGAAAATCCCTGATCGGGATTTTGTTCGTAGGGCTCGCGGCCACGGGCTGCACAACGACATCGAAACCGGCGGCAACGTCGGCGACCAAAACGAAGCAGGTTAAAACGGCGAAAGTCGCCTTCAATTATACGGCCAAGGATCGCGACTGCCTGCAGCGCGCAATGTATTTCGAATCGCGGCATTCGGACGAGGACGGCTATCTGGCTGTCGGCACCGTCGTCATCAACAGGCTCACCTCAGGCGCTTATCCTCCCTCGATCTGCGGCGTCGTCGCCCAGGAGAAGCAGTTTGCGCCCGGCGTGATGACACGCGAAGTCAAGCCGCAGGCCGAACCGGAGCTAGCCACTGCGGCCGATGCGATCCTCCTGAAGGGTGCGCGCCATCCTGCGGTGAAGGATGCGATGTTCTTCCACACCGATGGGCTGAAATTCCCCTACGACAACATGCATTATGTGGCGGTCGCCGGCGGCAACGCCTTCTACGAGAAGCGCGATTCCAACGGTATGCTTCAAACACCGCCGCCGCTGCCCTCCTATGAAGTGGCAATGAATTATGTGCCCGGCGAAAGCATGCTGCCGCCGCAGTTCGAGGCTCTGATACCCTCGGCGGTTCCCGTTCCGCTCCCGGCGCCGGACCCGATGGCGACGGCGAGTACGATGTCCCCGGTTAATATGGCCCCTGCGGCACGCATGGCGCCCATCGCAAATCCCATGCCGATGCCGATCACGGCGCCGGTGACTTCGCCGGCAACCGCGATCGAGCCTGAGCCAGGCATGCCGATCGCGATCCCCACGCCCCGCCCCGCCTATGACAGCGTGATGCTGCGCGGGGCTATTCCGGCGAACGGCGGCTAA
- a CDS encoding PDZ domain-containing protein, with protein sequence MKTPYNALRALLIIANITSPLTGYSAAYAAAPPTHGLPSPQLSKALDALLLPVNKAVIKKFKLAKGEHGVLVLSVKKGGIADKQGIKPGDVLSEVHGHKVHKPVDVDIAVSRDLKAGKSDIAFAVLRDGAPVAVAAVITLEEYNEAISVTEVSSWESDTSETSFSYSEYVSEETQTIESSYESEETTVEEAMTQEESSSDEETSDDSSEDEGDDDAGDDGDDGGDDSGGDSEE encoded by the coding sequence TTGAAGACCCCATATAACGCACTACGCGCATTGCTTATCATTGCCAACATTACATCACCATTGACCGGATATTCCGCCGCCTATGCCGCGGCGCCGCCGACGCATGGGCTTCCTTCGCCTCAGCTTTCCAAGGCGCTCGATGCACTGCTGTTGCCCGTCAACAAGGCGGTCATAAAGAAGTTCAAGCTTGCCAAGGGCGAACACGGCGTACTGGTGCTCTCGGTCAAGAAGGGCGGCATTGCCGACAAGCAGGGAATCAAGCCGGGCGATGTGCTGTCTGAGGTTCACGGACACAAGGTTCACAAACCTGTCGACGTCGACATTGCCGTCAGCCGTGACCTGAAAGCGGGCAAATCCGATATCGCCTTTGCCGTGCTTCGGGATGGTGCGCCGGTGGCTGTCGCCGCCGTCATCACACTTGAGGAGTACAACGAGGCCATCTCGGTCACGGAAGTTTCGAGCTGGGAGAGCGACACATCGGAGACGTCTTTCTCCTATTCCGAATATGTGTCCGAGGAAACACAGACAATCGAGTCCTCCTACGAAAGCGAAGAGACAACCGTCGAGGAAGCAATGACGCAGGAAGAATCTTCCAGCGACGAGGAGACGAGCGACGACAGTTCCGAGGATGAAGGCGACGACGATGCCGGTGACGATGGCGATGACGGCGGCGATGACTCGGGCGGCGATTCCGAAGAATAA